Proteins encoded together in one Piliocolobus tephrosceles isolate RC106 chromosome 15, ASM277652v3, whole genome shotgun sequence window:
- the B3GNT2 gene encoding N-acetyllactosaminide beta-1,3-N-acetylglucosaminyltransferase 2 has product MSVGRRRIKLLGILMMANVFIYLIMEVSKSSSQEKDGKGEVIIPKEKFWKISTPPEAYWNREQEKLNRQYNPILSMLANQTREAGRLSNISHLNYCEPDLRVMSVVTGFNNLPDRFKDFLLYLRCRNYSLLIDQPDKCAKKPFLLLAIKSLTPHFARRQAIRESWGRESNAGNQTVVRVFLLGQTPPEDNHPDLSDMLKFESDKHQDILMWNYRDTFFNLSLKEVLFLRWVSTSCPDTEFVFKGDDDVFVNTHHILNYLNSLSKSKAKDLFIGDVIHNAGPHRDKKLKYYIPEVVYSGLYPPYAGGGGFLYSGHLALRLYHITDQVHLYPIDDVYTGMCLQKLGLVPEKHKGFRTFDIEEKNKNNICSYVDLMLVHSRKPQEMIDIWSQLQSAHLKC; this is encoded by the coding sequence ATGAGTGTTGGACGTCGAAGAATAAAGTTGTTGGGTATCCTAATGATGGcaaatgtcttcatttatttgattATGGAAGTCTCCAAAAGCAGTAGccaagaaaaagatggaaaagggGAAGTAATAATACCCAAAGAGAAGTTCTGGAAGATATCTACCCCTCCCGAGGCTTACTGGAACCGAGAGCAAGAGAAGTTGAACCGGCAGTACAACCCCATCCTGAGCATGCTGGCCAACCAGACGCGGGAGGCGGGCAGGCTCTCCAATATAAGCCATCTGAACTACTGTGAGCCTGACCTGAGGGTCATGTCGGTGGTTACAGGTTTTAATAACTTGCCAGACAGATTTAAAGACTTTCTGCTGTATCTGAGATGCCGCAATTATTCACTGCTTATAGATCAGCCGGATAAGTGTGCAAAGAAACCCTTCTTGTTGCTGGCGATTAAGTCCCTCACTCCACATTTTGCCAGAAGGCAAGCAATTCGGGAATCCTGGGGCCGAGAAAGCAATGCGGGGAACCAAACCGTGGTGCGAGTCTTCCTGCTGGGCCAGACACCCCCAGAGGACAACCACCCCGACCTTTCAGATATGCTGAAATTTGAGAGTGACAAGCACCAAGACATTCTTATGTGGAATTACAGAGACACTTTCTTCAACTTGTCTCTGAAGGAAGTGCTGTTTCTCAGGTGGGTAAGTACTTCCTGCCCAGACACTGAGTTTGTTTTCAAGGGCGATGATGATGTTTTTGTGAACACCCATCACATCCTGAATTACTTGAATAGTTTATCCAAGAGCAAAGCCAAAGATCTGTTTATAGGTGATGTGATCCACAATGCTGGACCTCATCGGGATAAGAAGCTGAAGTACTACATCCCTGAAGTTGTTtactctggcctctacccaccctATGCAGGGGGAGGGGGGTTCCTCTACTCCGGCCACCTGGCCCTGAGGCTGTACCATATCACTGACCAGGTCCATCTCTACCCCATCGATGACGTTTATACTGGAATGTGCCTTCAGAAACTCGGCCTCGTTCCAGAGAAACACAAAGGCTTCAGGACATTTGATAtcgaggagaaaaacaaaaataatatctgCTCCTATGTAGATCTGATGTTAGTACATAGTAGAAAACCTCAAGAGATGATTGATATTTGGTCTCAGTTGCAGAGTGCtcatttaaaatgctaa